GCCGTTCAATCAGGTCAAGCGCAACAAGAGCTGACCGCCGTTCGACGGTCAGAACAGCGTCGGCTGCGCGGCCGCCGGTGCCGCGGCGGTCTCCGCCGCCACCGGCACCATCCGTGCCTGACGTGCCAGCCCGTGTCGGGCCACCAACGGCGTGACGCGCGCCCGCAACATGTCGCGGTAATCGGCGGGCAGGTACGCCCCGCGCCGATACAGCCTTTGGTAGTCACCGACCAGATCAGGACGCGTGCGTCCCAGCCAGTCCATGAACCAGCCGCGGGTGGAACCGCGCAGATGCAGACCGAACACCGTCACCCCGTTCGCGCCGGCCGCCGCGATCCGGCCGAGCAACGTGTCGAGATGCTCGACGGAATCGGTCAGATGCGGCAGCACCGGGGCCACCATGACGTGACAGTCCAGGCCCGCAGCGCGGATGGCCGAGATCAGGCCGAGGCGGGCCTGCGGCGAGGGCGTCCCCGGTTCGACCTCGCGGTGCAGATCGTCGTCGCCGACCGCCAGTGACACCGCGACGCTGACCGGCACATGGTTGGATGCGTCGGCGATCAGCCCGAGATCGCGGCGCAGCAGCGTGCCCTTGGTGAGGATCGAAAACGGCGTACCGGAGCCCGCCAGCGCCCCGATGATCCCCGGCATCAGCGCATACCTGCCCTCGGCCCGCTGATAGGGATCCGTGTTGGTGCCCAGCGCGACGGTCTCCCGGGTCCACGACGGGCGGCGCAGTTCCCGGCGCAGCACTTCGGCGACGTTTGTCTTGACCACCACCTGCGTGTCGAAGTCCGCCCCGGAGTCGAGATCGAGGTACTCGTGGGTGGGCCGGGCGAAGCAGTAGCGGCACGCGTGACTACAGCCGCGATAGCCGTTGACCGTGAAGCGGAACGGCAGCGCGGACGCCGCAGGCACCTTGTTGAGGGCCGACTTGCACAGCACCTCGTGGAAGGTCATCCCCTCGAACTGCGGCGAGCGGACGCTCCGTACGAAACCGACCCGCTGCAAACCGGGCAATGCACCGTCGTCGACCCCGACGGCCTGTCCATCCCAGCGCACATCTCAATCGAACATCCGTTCGATCATGATGTCAAGGTAATTCCACCCGTGTCGGGATTTCCGGTCCGTGCGAGGAACACCGTCCACCCCGGGCGGGTTCGTAGCAGTGAGACGACGAACGATTGGACCTGCGCCAGAATGACATTCACACAACCGAAACCCAGCATGGTCGAGTACCACCGGGGCGGGACGACCCTGAGCCACCGGGTCCGCGCCGGCACCGGCACTCCCCTGGTACTCACCCCAGGCGTCATGGCCGATGCGGCGACCTGGCAAGAGGTGGCCGACGCCATCGAGCTACCCAATCCCGTGATCACCCTCAACCGCCGCGGCCGGATCCCGAGTGGTCCCGTGGGCGCGGACTATTCGGCGGGCGTCGAGATCGCCGACCTACGACACGTCCTCGACGAGCTCGGCACCGCCCACCTGTTCGGGTGGAGCTACGGGGCACTCATCGCACTGGACGCCGCGGTCGACAACACCCACGTCCGTTCGGTGACCGCCTACGAACCGGTCAGCCGCCCCTTCGCCCCGGCGGTGGTCCCGGCGCTTCGCGACGCCATCGCCGCAGGCGACCTCGACCGGGCCGCCTCCCTGGTCAACACCGAGGTCTCCGGATTCTCCGCGGAATACGTCGCCGACCTGCGCCGCAGCCCGGCGTGGCCGGTGTTGCGCCCACTCGCCGCCCCGTTGGCCGACGAGCTCGCCGCGATCAATGCGCACGAACCAGCGTTCGACGGATATCGACACCTCGATATCCCGGTGACACTCATCCTCGGCACCCTGAACGAGAACCGGGCACCGTACGGCGCCGCCTTTGCCCCGTTCGCGGCCGCGCTGCCTCAGGCGAATCTGGTCCGACTGGCAGGCCAGGGCCATCTCGCGCATGTCGAGGCGCCGGCCGATCTGGCTCGGGCCATCACGAGCGCCGTGCGCAGGGCCGAGTCGGACAGATAAGACTGGTGCGCCGATGCCGCGGTTTCGGGTACGGCATCGGCGCGCGCCGTGGGCGCTTGCCCAGTCAATCGCATTTCGGGCCGGCAAGGGAACCGCCCGTCGTGCACTTCTTTATCGAACAACAGTTCGACCGTGCCGTCAAGGCTGATCCCAACCCGTGGGAACTCGGGTACGGACCTAAAGACTGACCGCTACCACTGGCCGAGCTGGCAGCGCGGGCTGTACGGATGATCGTTCTGGACGGCGATCTGACCGTCGACGGCGATCTCGCAGTGCGCGTTGGGCTCGGCCCGGCCACCGTGCGTGGTGCTCGCGACGGTGAAGATGGCCCACTGCGGATCGGCGAGCGTGGTTTCGAACACCCACGGCGCGTCAGGACCGACGTTGACCGTCGCCTTCTGCAGGTACTTGTACGCGTCCGCGTTGTAGGCGTCTTTACTCGCAGGCTGCGTCGTCAGGTAGTAGAGGTCGAACTCGTAGGGTGCGCCAGAGGTGAGCGTGTACTTGACCTTGTGGCCCTGGGCGTCCGGTTCCGCATACGACGTTGCGTTGGAGACCGCCATACCCGCAGCTGCCAGAACCAGCGCCGCACCGACCGTGGTTGTCGCTTTTCGCATGTTCCTCATATCGACGCAGGCTACCGCCTTGTTACAGGTGCGACGAATGGGTGTCGCGGCGTCTCGCCAACGGCAAACCAACTCGGTCTAGCTTGAGGTTAATTTGTTTGTCACACACAGACATTTCCCAGTAACAGCGGCGCTCTAACGTCCCGATTCGACGCCCGCACAGGGCGTTTAACCTCTTGCACCGCCGCTGACACCGATCGGCCGAGAAGCGCTGCAATTCAAGGGAAAGGTCGCCAATGCGAGTTCCAGGACGTGCCCCGTTGCGTCGGTCTGCGCTTGCCGCAGGGAGTTTGATCGCAGCCACCAGCCTGCTCCTCGCCGGCTGCGGCAGCCGGGCGAGCGAAACCGACGCAGCAAACGCCGCTTCCTGTGTGGACACCTCCGGCCCGAAGATCAAAGTCGGGTCGTTGAACTCGCTGTCAGGCACGATGGCCATTTCTGAGGTGACGGTGCGCGATGCGATCAAGCTCGCGGTCCAGGAGATCAACTCCAAGGGCGGAGTTCTGGGCAAACAGATCGAGCTGATCGGCGAGGACGGGGCCTCCGAGCCGACGGTGTTCGCCGAGAAGGCCGAGAAGCTGATCAGCAGCGACTGCGTGGCCGCGGTGTTCGGCGGCTGGACCTCGTCGAGCCGCAAGGCCATGCTGCCCGTGTTCGAGAGCGCCAATGCCCTGCTGTACTACCCCGTCCAGTACGAGGGTCTTGAGTCGAGCAAGAACATCTTCTACACCGGCGCCACCACCAACCAGCAGATCGTCCCGGCACTGGACTACCTCAAGGAGAAGGGCGTCAAGTCGCTCTATCTGGTGGGCAGTGACTATGTGTTCCCGCAGACCGCGAACCGGATCATCAAGGCCTACGCCAAGGAGAACGGCATCGAGATCAAGGGCGAGGACTACACCCCGCTTGGCTCGACCGACTTCTCCACCATCATCAACAAGGTCCGCAGCGCCGACGCCGACGCCGTGTTCAACACCCTCAACGGCGACTCAAATGTGGCGTTCTTCCGGGAGTACAAGAACGTCGGCCTGACGCCGCAGGAGATGCCCGTGGTCTCGGTCTCGATCGCCGAGGAAGAGGTCGGCGGGATCGGGGTGCAGAACGTCACCGGCCAACTCACCGCCTGGAACTACTACCAGACCATCGACACCCCGGTGAACAACGCCTTCGTCAAGGCCTACAAGGACTTCGTCAAGGATCCCAAGAAGCCCACCTCGGATCCGATGGAAGCCGCCTACGTCTCGGTGTACCTGTGGAAGAACACCGTCGAGAAGGCGAAGTCGTTCGAGGTGGCGGCGATTCAGGACAACGCCGACGGTGTCAGCTTCGACGCCCCGGAGGGCAAGGTCACCATCGACGGCGAAAACCACCACATCACCAAGACCGCCAGGATCGGCGAGATCCGGCCCGACGGCCTGATCTACACCATCTGGGAGTCCAAGGGGCCGATCGATCCGGATCCGTACCTGAAGTCCTACCCGTGGGCCGCGGGTCTGTCCGGCTGAGAGACGAGCGAAGCGACGGGGAATCGAACACAGCATGGACATCCTGATCGGCCAGCTGGCAACGGGATTGAGCCTCGGCTCAATCCTGTTGCTCGCCGCACTCGGCCTGTCCCTCACCTTCGGCCAGATGGGCGTCATCAACATGGCGCACGGCGAGTTCATCATGGCGGGCTGCTACACCGCCTACGTGGTGCAGCAGCTCATCACCAATGCCGGTGCCTCACTGCTGATCTCCCTTCTGGTCGGGTTCCTCGTCGGCGGCGCCATGGGCGCACTGTTGGAGGTGACCCTGATCCGGCGGATGTACCACCGTCCGCTGGACACCTTGCTGGTCACGTTCGGCGTCGGGCTGATCCTGCAACAGGTGGCCCGCGACATCTTCGGCGCTCCCGCAGTCAACGTCGTTGCCCCGGAATGGCTGTCCGGTGGCGTGGAGATACTCGGCGCCGTGGTGCCCAAGACGCGACTGTTCATCCTGGTGCTGGCCGTCGTGTGCGTGGCGGTGCTCGCGACGGTACTCAAGACCAGCCCGATGGGGCGGCGCATCCGGGCAGTGGTCCAGAACCGGGATCTGGCCGAAACCAGCGGCATCTCGTCACGCCGAACCGACATCACCACGTTCTTCATCGGGTCCGGGCTGGCCGCGGTGGCCGGCGTGGCACTGACGCTGATCGGCTCCACCAGCCCGACCATCGGCCAGAGCTTCCTGATCGATGCCTTCCTCGTGGTGGTGGTCGGCGGCCTCGGCCAGATCAAGGGCACCGTGATCGCGGCGCTGGCCCTCGGTTTCCTGAACTCGTTCATCGAATACAGCACCACAGCGTCGCTGGCCAAGGTGATCGTGTTCGCCATCATCGTGATCTTCCTGCAGGTGCGCCCGCAGGGATTGTTCACGGTCCGGACCAGGAGTCTCGTATGACCATTCTCGGCCGCTGGCAGACCTGGGCCGGATTCGGGATCGCGGCGATCGTGTTGTTCGGCCTGGCGCCGGCGCTCCTGTCGGACTTCCGGCTCAGCCTGCTCGGCAAGTTCCTGTGCTTCGCGATCGTGGCGGTGGGCATCGGATTGGCCTGGGGCCGTGGCGGAATGCTGGTGCTCGGGCAAGGCGTGTTCTTCGGCCTCGGTGGCTACATGATGGGGATGCACCTCAAGATCGCCGATGCCCAGATCCGCGGACACGACGTGCCCGACTTCATGCAGATCGCCGGAGTTCGGCACCTGCCCGGCTATTGGGAGCCGTTCGCGTCCCCCGCGTTCGCACTGTTGGCAATCCTGTTGGTACCAACAGGAATCGCAGCCCTGCTGGGCTTCGGCGTGTTCAAGCGCCGGGTCAAGGGCGCGTACTTCGCGATCCTGTCGCAGGCGCTTGCCGCCGCGCTGGCGATCCTGCTCGTCGGCCAGACCAGTCTCGGCGGCAGCAACGGGCTGACCAATTTCCGGACCTTCTTCGGATTCAACCTCAACGATCCGGCCAACAAGCGGATGGTGTATTTCCTTGCGGCAGCGACGCTGTTGATCGTCGTCGCCCTGGTCCGTCAGCTGATGTACAGCCGCTACGGCGAGTTGCTGGTCGCCGTGCGCGACGGCGAGGAGCGCGTCCGGTTCCTGGGCTACGACCCGGCCAACATCAAGGTTGTCGCCTACACCCTGGCCGCGCTGTTCGCCAGCATCGCCGGTGCCCTGTTCGTGCCGATCGTCGGGTTCATCGCACCGTCGCAAGTCGGCATCGTGCCGTCCATCGCGTTCCTGATCGGCGTGGCGATCGGCGGGCGTACCACGCTGCTCGGCCCGGTCCTCGGCGCGATCGGCGTGGCCTGGGCGCAAACCCTGTTCTCCGAACGGTTTCCGTCCGGGTGGATCTACGCCCAGGGCCTGCTGTTCATCGTGGTGGTCGGGTTCTTCCCGGCCGGCCTGGCCGGACTCGGTGTGCTGCTGTCCCGGTGGCGGCGCAATCGGGTGAGCGGGCCGAGTGCCGAGGAATCCCAACCCCAGCCGGCTTCGGACACCGATACCGAGAAAGTAGGTGCCACATCGTGACCGAAACCGAACAGGCCGCACAGACACCCGAGCCGGTGGCCGGCGGCAACGCCGGCATGGGTGCCGAGTATCTGGAAGTCCGCGGTCTCACAGTCGATTTCGATGGATTCAAGGCAGTCAGCGACGTCGACCTCACCCTGTTCCAGGGAGATCTGCGCTTCCTCATCGGACCCAACGGCGCGGGCAAGACGACGGTCATCGACGCGATCACCGGCCTGGTGGGGGCCACCGGCTCGGTGAACAAGTCGGGTGTGGAGCTGCTCGGCAAGCGGGTGCACCAGATCGCCCGGCTGGGCGTCGGCCGGACGTTTCAGACCGCGAGCGTGTTCGAACAACTGTCGGTGTTGCAGAACCTCGACATCGCAGCGGGCGCCGGTCGCTCGCCGTGGACCCTGCTGCGCCGGCGACGCGGCGTCCTGCCCGCGATCGAGGAAGCCCTCGAAACCACCGGCCTCGCGGACCTCGCCGACAAACCCGCAGGCGTGCTGGCCCACGGCCAGAAGCAGTGGTTGGAGATCGGCATGCTGCTGGTGCAGAACGCCGATGTGCTGTTGCTCGACGAACCGGTGGCGGGGATGAGTCACGAGGAACGCGAGGAGACCGGGAACCTGCTGCGCCGCATCGGCGGAACTCGCACCGTGGTCGTCGTCGAACACGACATGGATTTCATGCGGGCGTTTGCGACCTCAGTGACGGTGCTGGCCCGCGGCCAGGTCATCGCCGAGGGCTCGGTGGCCGAGGTGCAGGCCAACCCCAAGGTCCAAGAGGTCTACCTCGGCACTGCCGCGGCCGGCGCGGAAGGAATCGCCTGATGCTCGAACTGCTCGATGTCCGAACCGGTTACGGCCGATCCGAAGTGATCCACGGCGCGAGCATCGCGGTGCCGTCCGACGGCGTCGCCGCGGTGATGGGCCACAACGGCGCGGGCAAGACAACCCTGCTGCGAGCGGCCGTCGGGCTGCTCAAATGTACTGCGGGCAAGGTGCTTTTCGACGGTGAGGACATCACCCGGCTGCGCCCGAGTGCCCGGGTATCCCGCGGCCTGGCGTACGTGCCCCAGGGGCAGCAGTCCTTCGGCCAGCTGACCACCGCCGAGAACCTCCAGGTCGTGGCCGACGGGCGCAAGAACGGCAAGGCACTGATCGACGAGCAACTGGACCTGTTCCCGGCCCTCAAGGAGCTGCTCAACCGGCGGGCGGGCCTGCTCTCGGGCGGGCAGCGTCAGCAGCTCGCGATCGCCCGGGCACTGATCACGAGCCCCAGGTGCCTGATCCTCGACGAGCCCACCGAAGGGATCCAACCGTCGGTGGTGGCCGAGATCGAGGCCGCGATCACCTCCCTGACCGCACGGGGCGATCTAGGCGTGTTGCTGGTGGAGCAGCACATCGGATTCGCGCTGGAATCCGCTCAGCGCTACTACATCCTGGAAGCCGGCCGGATCACCTCCAGCGGATCCGGCGGCTCGACGTCAGAAGCCGACGTCCGCGCCGCCATGGCCATCTGATCCCCCTGCACCGCGACCGTGCGTGTCTGCGGCCCGACACACCGCCGAACGTCGGCATTTCCCGCACGCTCGCGGCACACCACGGGCACACTTCGACGATGACCCAACCCGCGCAGTACCGGGTCCTCGCCGATGTCGGCGGAACGGTGGTGGCCGAGCAGGGCCCACTCGTCGTCGTCATCGACCGGGGCACCGGCCCGCTCGCGACGACTGCCTTCGTCCTCGGCGTACTGGCAGTCGTGTTCGGCGGCTTCGGCGCGGTCACCCTCGGACTCGCGCTGGGTGGCCGAGGAGGTGGCGTACCCCCGGTGGTGAGCGCGGTGTTCCTCGCCGCCGGGCTGATTTTCGGCGCCGCGACGGCCGCCGCGGTGGGCCGGATCAAGGCCGACAACAGACGACCGCTGACCGGCTACCGGCCCGTGGCCGTACTCGACAGAGCACGCGGGGTGCTCGCCGACGCCGACGGCGTAGTGCTGGCCCCGCTGTCCCACGTGCAGTTCGCCCGGCGCATGCAGCTGGGATCCAGCTCGCCCAAGCTCGTCGCCGTCACACCGAGCGGCGATCGGATCCTGAAGCGGGGCAACCCCTTCAACGGCGGGATCGGCAACCTCGACGCGGTCCTCACCGCGGCACTACATGGACGCTGAGCCCGCGTGAGCGTGCGCGAAGCGCTGCCGAAATGCGGCGTGTCGGGCAGCAGACACGCACGCTCGCGGTGCAAAGGGGCAGCTACCCGGCGAGGCGGGAAAGGACCTCGGCCACAACGGA
Above is a window of Mycolicibacterium boenickei DNA encoding:
- a CDS encoding Rv2578c family radical SAM protein; translation: MRWDGQAVGVDDGALPGLQRVGFVRSVRSPQFEGMTFHEVLCKSALNKVPAASALPFRFTVNGYRGCSHACRYCFARPTHEYLDLDSGADFDTQVVVKTNVAEVLRRELRRPSWTRETVALGTNTDPYQRAEGRYALMPGIIGALAGSGTPFSILTKGTLLRRDLGLIADASNHVPVSVAVSLAVGDDDLHREVEPGTPSPQARLGLISAIRAAGLDCHVMVAPVLPHLTDSVEHLDTLLGRIAAAGANGVTVFGLHLRGSTRGWFMDWLGRTRPDLVGDYQRLYRRGAYLPADYRDMLRARVTPLVARHGLARQARMVPVAAETAAAPAAAQPTLF
- the urtD gene encoding urea ABC transporter ATP-binding protein UrtD; its protein translation is MGAEYLEVRGLTVDFDGFKAVSDVDLTLFQGDLRFLIGPNGAGKTTVIDAITGLVGATGSVNKSGVELLGKRVHQIARLGVGRTFQTASVFEQLSVLQNLDIAAGAGRSPWTLLRRRRGVLPAIEEALETTGLADLADKPAGVLAHGQKQWLEIGMLLVQNADVLLLDEPVAGMSHEEREETGNLLRRIGGTRTVVVVEHDMDFMRAFATSVTVLARGQVIAEGSVAEVQANPKVQEVYLGTAAAGAEGIA
- the urtE gene encoding urea ABC transporter ATP-binding subunit UrtE, with protein sequence MLELLDVRTGYGRSEVIHGASIAVPSDGVAAVMGHNGAGKTTLLRAAVGLLKCTAGKVLFDGEDITRLRPSARVSRGLAYVPQGQQSFGQLTTAENLQVVADGRKNGKALIDEQLDLFPALKELLNRRAGLLSGGQRQQLAIARALITSPRCLILDEPTEGIQPSVVAEIEAAITSLTARGDLGVLLVEQHIGFALESAQRYYILEAGRITSSGSGGSTSEADVRAAMAI
- the urtC gene encoding urea ABC transporter permease subunit UrtC, with amino-acid sequence MTILGRWQTWAGFGIAAIVLFGLAPALLSDFRLSLLGKFLCFAIVAVGIGLAWGRGGMLVLGQGVFFGLGGYMMGMHLKIADAQIRGHDVPDFMQIAGVRHLPGYWEPFASPAFALLAILLVPTGIAALLGFGVFKRRVKGAYFAILSQALAAALAILLVGQTSLGGSNGLTNFRTFFGFNLNDPANKRMVYFLAAATLLIVVALVRQLMYSRYGELLVAVRDGEERVRFLGYDPANIKVVAYTLAALFASIAGALFVPIVGFIAPSQVGIVPSIAFLIGVAIGGRTTLLGPVLGAIGVAWAQTLFSERFPSGWIYAQGLLFIVVVGFFPAGLAGLGVLLSRWRRNRVSGPSAEESQPQPASDTDTEKVGATS
- the urtA gene encoding urea ABC transporter substrate-binding protein, which translates into the protein MRVPGRAPLRRSALAAGSLIAATSLLLAGCGSRASETDAANAASCVDTSGPKIKVGSLNSLSGTMAISEVTVRDAIKLAVQEINSKGGVLGKQIELIGEDGASEPTVFAEKAEKLISSDCVAAVFGGWTSSSRKAMLPVFESANALLYYPVQYEGLESSKNIFYTGATTNQQIVPALDYLKEKGVKSLYLVGSDYVFPQTANRIIKAYAKENGIEIKGEDYTPLGSTDFSTIINKVRSADADAVFNTLNGDSNVAFFREYKNVGLTPQEMPVVSVSIAEEEVGGIGVQNVTGQLTAWNYYQTIDTPVNNAFVKAYKDFVKDPKKPTSDPMEAAYVSVYLWKNTVEKAKSFEVAAIQDNADGVSFDAPEGKVTIDGENHHITKTARIGEIRPDGLIYTIWESKGPIDPDPYLKSYPWAAGLSG
- a CDS encoding alpha/beta fold hydrolase translates to MTFTQPKPSMVEYHRGGTTLSHRVRAGTGTPLVLTPGVMADAATWQEVADAIELPNPVITLNRRGRIPSGPVGADYSAGVEIADLRHVLDELGTAHLFGWSYGALIALDAAVDNTHVRSVTAYEPVSRPFAPAVVPALRDAIAAGDLDRAASLVNTEVSGFSAEYVADLRRSPAWPVLRPLAAPLADELAAINAHEPAFDGYRHLDIPVTLILGTLNENRAPYGAAFAPFAAALPQANLVRLAGQGHLAHVEAPADLARAITSAVRRAESDR
- the urtB gene encoding urea ABC transporter permease subunit UrtB, which translates into the protein MDILIGQLATGLSLGSILLLAALGLSLTFGQMGVINMAHGEFIMAGCYTAYVVQQLITNAGASLLISLLVGFLVGGAMGALLEVTLIRRMYHRPLDTLLVTFGVGLILQQVARDIFGAPAVNVVAPEWLSGGVEILGAVVPKTRLFILVLAVVCVAVLATVLKTSPMGRRIRAVVQNRDLAETSGISSRRTDITTFFIGSGLAAVAGVALTLIGSTSPTIGQSFLIDAFLVVVVGGLGQIKGTVIAALALGFLNSFIEYSTTASLAKVIVFAIIVIFLQVRPQGLFTVRTRSLV